In one Elusimicrobiota bacterium genomic region, the following are encoded:
- a CDS encoding carboxypeptidase-like regulatory domain-containing protein has protein sequence MQNRVKCLGCNSEIAATESACPVCMRPRSRSEIMHDIILVRETPTRSRLKLLLRILLVAAVLSAGYWAYQNPKTLAKYAGPVTAAARWMSEDHEIPDPADSKKPSSAPAPAAPPAPAAPVESAVVPLAAVKTAARAPAGPAVSAGVPVAAGKPARSEHWKVHGLVYDLFSLKPVAGAQVTFTSRSSGQSLRAQTDSAGRYSLRVPREDGSGFDVAVRHRDYRSDYLEEDARPYREMSRQRRQEAAALLLQTEVLHVPLLPPEDQDEAQYDLVLLPVKL, from the coding sequence ATGCAGAATCGCGTCAAGTGCTTGGGCTGCAATTCCGAGATCGCGGCCACGGAAAGCGCCTGCCCGGTGTGCATGAGGCCCCGTTCGCGCTCCGAGATCATGCACGACATCATACTGGTCCGGGAAACGCCCACCCGATCGCGGCTGAAGCTCCTGCTGCGAATCCTGCTGGTGGCCGCAGTCCTCAGTGCCGGGTACTGGGCCTACCAGAACCCCAAGACCCTGGCGAAGTACGCAGGCCCGGTGACGGCCGCCGCCCGCTGGATGTCGGAGGATCACGAGATCCCGGACCCGGCGGACAGCAAGAAGCCCAGCAGCGCCCCCGCGCCGGCCGCGCCGCCCGCCCCTGCCGCCCCCGTCGAAAGCGCCGTCGTCCCGCTGGCAGCCGTCAAGACCGCGGCTCGGGCTCCGGCCGGCCCCGCCGTCAGCGCCGGCGTCCCTGTCGCCGCGGGCAAGCCGGCCCGGTCTGAGCACTGGAAGGTGCACGGCCTGGTCTACGACCTCTTCAGCCTCAAGCCGGTCGCAGGCGCGCAAGTGACCTTCACCTCCCGCTCCTCCGGACAGAGCCTGCGCGCGCAGACCGATTCCGCCGGCCGCTATTCGCTGCGCGTCCCGCGCGAGGACGGCAGCGGCTTCGACGTAGCGGTCCGCCATAGGGATTATCGCAGCGACTACCTGGAAGAGGACGCCAGACCCTACCGGGAGATGAGCCGGCAACGGCGCCAGGAGGCCGCCGCTCTGCTCCTGCAGACGGAGGTCCTGCACGTCCCGCTCCTGCCTCCCGAGGACCAGGACGAAGCCCAATACGACCTGGTCCTGCTCCCCGTCAAGCTTTAG
- a CDS encoding Nramp family divalent metal transporter: MSEAAAPGLAKGFFERLKERPALRNLFIFLSILGPGIITGSVDNDAGGITTYSVAGALYGYNLIWTLIPSFVALFVVQEMNARMGIVTGKGLADLIRENFGVKITFFIFIGLLIADIGNTATEFAGVAGSMSIFGISKYLSVPLAAAGVWIMVVKGDYKVAERIFLVFSVCLFSYIVSAVLAKPDWHAVARSSLHPQMHLDSDYLSMTLGIIGTTIAPWMQFYMQSSVIEKRLKIEEYRYVIWDVLLGCVATVVVAFFIIVACAATLHVNGVKINEAADAAMSLKPFAGPFASELFAFGLFVASVFSATILPLATAFYVCEAFGFEAGINKKIHEAPQFYALFTFIMAVAVGIILLPHAPLIAITIWTQVLNAMLLPVVLISMILMVNSPKIMGEHVNNRFQNWVGWITTVILLGLTVMLLIQPALPILKKLFG; this comes from the coding sequence ATGAGCGAGGCCGCGGCGCCCGGCCTGGCCAAGGGCTTCTTCGAGCGGCTCAAGGAGCGGCCGGCCCTGCGCAACCTGTTCATCTTCCTGAGCATACTCGGCCCCGGCATCATCACGGGCAGCGTGGACAACGACGCGGGCGGCATCACCACCTATTCCGTGGCCGGAGCCCTGTACGGCTACAACCTCATCTGGACCCTCATCCCTTCCTTCGTGGCCCTGTTCGTGGTTCAGGAGATGAACGCGCGCATGGGCATCGTGACGGGCAAGGGCCTGGCCGACCTCATCCGCGAGAACTTCGGCGTCAAGATCACCTTCTTCATCTTCATCGGCCTGCTGATCGCGGACATCGGCAACACCGCCACCGAGTTCGCGGGCGTGGCCGGCAGCATGTCCATCTTCGGCATCAGCAAGTACCTCTCCGTGCCCTTGGCCGCGGCGGGGGTCTGGATCATGGTGGTCAAGGGGGATTATAAGGTCGCGGAGCGCATCTTCCTGGTCTTCAGCGTGTGCCTCTTCTCCTACATCGTCTCCGCGGTCCTGGCCAAGCCGGACTGGCACGCGGTGGCGAGGAGTTCCCTCCACCCGCAGATGCATCTCGACAGCGACTACCTGAGCATGACCTTGGGCATCATCGGAACCACCATCGCGCCCTGGATGCAGTTCTACATGCAGTCCTCGGTCATCGAGAAACGGCTCAAGATCGAGGAATACCGCTACGTGATCTGGGACGTCCTGCTGGGCTGCGTGGCCACCGTGGTGGTGGCCTTCTTCATCATCGTGGCCTGCGCGGCCACTTTGCACGTCAACGGGGTCAAGATCAACGAGGCGGCGGACGCGGCCATGTCGCTCAAGCCTTTCGCCGGGCCTTTCGCCTCTGAACTCTTCGCCTTCGGCCTTTTCGTGGCATCGGTCTTCTCCGCCACCATCCTGCCTCTGGCCACGGCCTTCTATGTCTGCGAGGCCTTCGGCTTCGAGGCCGGCATCAACAAGAAGATCCACGAGGCTCCGCAGTTCTACGCCCTGTTCACCTTCATCATGGCCGTGGCCGTGGGCATCATCCTGCTGCCCCACGCGCCCTTGATCGCAATCACCATCTGGACCCAGGTCCTCAACGCCATGCTCCTGCCTGTGGTGCTCATCTCCATGATCCTCATGGTCAACAGCCCGAAGATCATGGGCGAGCATGTGAACAACCGCTTCCAGAACTGGGTGGGCTGGATCACCACCGTGATCCTCCTCGGGTTGACCGTCATGCTGCTCATCCAGCCGGCTCTGCCCATCCTCAAGAAGCTTTTCGGATAA
- a CDS encoding phospholipase D-like domain-containing protein, whose translation MTTGLMALCMTLLNTGWAANVQTVQVGAPTGINAVIPTLAAPAANLQLNALTPQAGLTGTLHDPGAAPVVRAQLAPSVLPALPILPAPAVPSLSVAPQAAAPQAAAPDSPAENPGRTALERLGQDLHEQQPAAGDVQGAKSFADRSFEYKLGGPSVEAAAEVSAEAAGEAEVEQAGSGSIGHRKRKGKEEPNPNVDDGGGAKYPTREVKFNGHSFATPAFRPNVPVEEKIVEAINASKTSIKLALYEFKLRGVLAALQDAKKRGVKIEIILDYSNVFPTSEPDSDYHPRRSPEIWGLLREGFEVNVLRGVTQYGINHNKFAVFDGKMLEFGSFNWSFTAEHAHYENADFSVEPDRIQAFSTYYDYLKSISVPFAQARNHDWPKTVPAPPLDSGPGVSFNGVKLPSFIFMPNGSAFEDAVVKAIGAAKDSVDVAQFAIRSTRIAEALARARARGLNVRVIFDESQSESEYFGPYAAWLASQGVEVRTLSGPDPDSAYPMAEKMHNKFMVLDGKFVETGSANWTKRASMDNYENAHFLADPTDAAAFAFAFGHMFSVARPYPKPGQVPALPTDADLVKDIENPPARPDAPPAPELPPLPAARAIPFNGTTLPSFALLPYQPIEPLYVKAIDAAKKSLQIAIYEFTSQPILEALRRAKARGVKIDIILDRNHLYTTGIGHTGEPRKPKPEVVALAKEFHLKTLKGKSSGVMHNKFLVMDDALVSFGSYNLTDVAEKHHFENLMFSDDAKRVANYGRYFDYMQGLAQEVDQDKLDEILNRTIENMSEAAKAGSDDSEEPAPEAAAETTGRGHQIPPPPEDPEKPIKFNGVDFPRQLFSPQGHIEAALVQAVKAAKVSIDIAMFSFYSQAIADALLEMKKAHPELKIRIILDYSQSKLAELDDWFVSHGFEVRLLSGPAGDEGDPMFQKMHNKLIIVDHKLLETGSFNYSPNAENNSFENANFTDDPTDLAGYVAYYERLWLQGWKASPPKRKAAAKPAVASAQRSHGSESEPLWSDSQTAPALAGAAETD comes from the coding sequence ATGACGACAGGCCTGATGGCCCTGTGCATGACCCTCCTTAATACGGGCTGGGCTGCCAACGTCCAGACCGTCCAAGTCGGGGCCCCGACCGGGATCAACGCGGTCATCCCGACCCTCGCCGCCCCCGCCGCGAACCTCCAGCTCAACGCCCTGACCCCGCAGGCCGGCTTGACCGGGACCCTGCATGATCCGGGGGCCGCCCCCGTGGTCCGCGCCCAGCTCGCGCCCTCCGTCCTTCCCGCTCTCCCCATCCTGCCCGCGCCCGCGGTCCCGTCGCTCAGCGTCGCCCCCCAAGCCGCCGCGCCCCAGGCTGCCGCTCCGGACTCTCCCGCCGAGAACCCGGGCCGCACCGCTCTGGAGCGCCTGGGCCAAGACCTGCACGAGCAGCAGCCCGCCGCCGGCGACGTCCAGGGCGCCAAGTCCTTCGCGGACCGCAGCTTCGAGTACAAGCTCGGCGGGCCGAGCGTCGAGGCCGCCGCCGAGGTCTCCGCCGAGGCCGCCGGCGAGGCGGAAGTCGAGCAGGCCGGCTCGGGCAGCATCGGGCACCGCAAGCGCAAGGGCAAGGAAGAGCCCAACCCGAACGTGGACGACGGAGGGGGCGCCAAGTACCCCACCCGGGAGGTGAAGTTCAACGGCCACAGCTTCGCCACACCCGCCTTCCGGCCCAACGTCCCGGTCGAGGAGAAGATCGTGGAGGCCATCAACGCCTCCAAGACCTCCATCAAGCTGGCCCTCTACGAATTCAAGCTGCGCGGGGTCCTCGCGGCCCTGCAGGACGCCAAGAAGCGCGGCGTCAAGATCGAGATCATCCTGGACTACTCCAACGTCTTCCCCACCAGCGAGCCGGACTCCGACTACCATCCCCGGCGCTCCCCCGAGATCTGGGGGCTGCTGCGCGAGGGCTTCGAGGTCAACGTCCTGCGCGGCGTGACCCAATACGGAATCAACCACAACAAGTTCGCGGTCTTCGACGGGAAGATGCTCGAGTTCGGCTCCTTCAACTGGTCGTTCACCGCCGAGCACGCCCATTACGAGAACGCCGATTTCAGCGTGGAGCCGGACCGCATCCAGGCCTTCTCCACCTATTACGACTACCTCAAGTCCATCAGCGTGCCCTTCGCCCAGGCCAGGAACCACGATTGGCCCAAGACCGTGCCCGCGCCGCCGCTCGACAGCGGCCCCGGCGTGAGCTTCAACGGGGTCAAGCTCCCCTCCTTTATATTCATGCCCAACGGCTCGGCCTTCGAAGACGCGGTGGTCAAGGCCATCGGCGCGGCCAAGGACTCCGTGGACGTGGCCCAGTTCGCCATCCGCTCCACCCGCATCGCCGAGGCCCTGGCCCGGGCCCGCGCGCGGGGCTTGAACGTGCGCGTCATCTTCGACGAGAGCCAGTCTGAATCCGAGTACTTCGGCCCCTACGCCGCCTGGCTGGCCAGCCAGGGCGTGGAGGTGCGCACCTTGTCCGGCCCCGACCCGGACAGCGCCTACCCCATGGCCGAGAAGATGCACAACAAGTTCATGGTCCTCGACGGCAAGTTCGTGGAGACCGGCTCGGCCAACTGGACCAAGCGCGCCTCCATGGACAACTACGAGAACGCCCATTTCCTGGCCGACCCGACCGACGCCGCCGCCTTCGCCTTCGCCTTCGGGCACATGTTCTCCGTGGCCCGGCCCTACCCCAAGCCCGGCCAGGTGCCGGCTCTGCCCACGGACGCGGACCTGGTCAAGGACATCGAGAACCCGCCCGCACGACCGGACGCGCCCCCGGCCCCCGAGTTGCCCCCGCTGCCGGCCGCGCGCGCCATCCCCTTCAACGGGACGACTTTGCCCTCCTTCGCCCTGCTGCCCTACCAGCCCATCGAGCCGCTCTACGTCAAGGCCATCGACGCGGCCAAGAAGTCCCTCCAGATCGCCATCTACGAGTTCACCTCGCAGCCCATCCTCGAGGCCCTGCGCCGGGCCAAGGCCCGGGGCGTCAAGATCGACATAATCCTCGACCGCAACCACCTCTACACCACCGGGATCGGGCATACCGGCGAGCCCCGCAAGCCCAAGCCCGAGGTCGTGGCCCTGGCCAAGGAGTTCCACCTCAAGACCCTCAAGGGCAAGAGCAGCGGCGTGATGCACAACAAGTTCCTGGTCATGGACGACGCCCTGGTCTCCTTCGGCTCCTACAACCTCACCGACGTGGCGGAGAAGCACCACTTCGAGAACCTCATGTTCTCCGACGACGCCAAGCGCGTGGCCAACTACGGCCGCTATTTCGACTACATGCAGGGCCTGGCCCAGGAAGTCGACCAGGACAAGCTCGACGAGATCCTCAACCGCACCATCGAGAACATGTCCGAGGCCGCCAAGGCGGGCTCCGACGACTCCGAGGAGCCCGCTCCCGAGGCGGCGGCCGAGACCACGGGGCGCGGACACCAGATTCCGCCCCCGCCCGAGGACCCCGAGAAGCCCATCAAGTTCAACGGCGTGGACTTCCCCCGCCAGCTCTTCTCCCCCCAGGGCCACATCGAGGCGGCTTTGGTCCAGGCGGTCAAGGCGGCCAAGGTCTCCATCGATATCGCGATGTTCAGCTTCTATTCGCAGGCCATCGCCGACGCCCTGCTGGAGATGAAGAAGGCCCACCCGGAGCTCAAGATCCGCATCATCCTGGACTACAGCCAGTCCAAGCTCGCCGAGCTCGACGACTGGTTCGTGAGCCACGGCTTCGAGGTGCGCCTGCTCTCCGGCCCGGCCGGCGACGAAGGCGACCCCATGTTCCAGAAGATGCACAACAAGCTCATCATCGTGGACCACAAGCTCCTGGAAACGGGCTCCTTCAACTACTCGCCCAACGCCGAGAACAACAGCTTCGAGAACGCCAATTTCACCGACGACCCGACCGACCTGGCCGGCTACGTGGCCTACTACGAGCGCCTCTGGCTGCAAGGCTGGAAGGCCTCCCCGCCGAAGAGGAAGGCGGCCGCCAAGCCGGCGGTGGCGTCCGCCCAGCGGAGCCACGGCTCGGAGTCCGAGCCTCTGTGGTCCGACTCGCAGACCGCCCCGGCCCTGGCCGGAGCCGCCGAGACGGACTAG
- a CDS encoding FHA domain-containing protein, whose translation MLELVASGSCSFVSQGERWRLKAGDQGQRSLPLRKAPFAVGRAPDCQLVLPDSEALCRTTSRWHCHFLQSEGGWVVADGSLKPLPGTGQPRPSVSGTFLNGSRLWRPAPLKPGDVLAVGPWELRVIDSQSRGVDIDRVLQRIGEAPALALDAADGSSRLGFSGLQELFTKLYRIQDSEESLSTVLQFSLDKIPAAQVAAILTFAPDGTPSARVALQRAVGRLCDFRFSSGLLQSLPADRAFLLKSRIQDATRSQMEENISSGLLAPLRGRDERLGVLYMDNRNYGGSFQEADLHLANALASVAALQLALERQSYLLRVEQNMSQYFGPDLVRMIVDSSRQGKPVSLGVKECEATVFFVDIKSFSAFCRGRSPLEVSELLNPYFEMAAQAIQGHGGHVDKFLGDGVMGVFGGAPIDDPRLTRVNHAAAAVAAGRQMIERWRNWSALRWGAAIPLRIGINTGRLVLGNIGFPGRMEYSALGDTVNLASRLEALARPDSIMVSESTYRMLGGECPCVSEGEADVKGFGLVPVWRVA comes from the coding sequence GTGCTGGAACTCGTAGCGAGCGGCTCGTGCTCCTTCGTCAGCCAGGGAGAGCGCTGGCGGCTCAAGGCCGGCGACCAGGGCCAGCGGAGCCTGCCGCTGCGCAAAGCCCCGTTCGCGGTGGGCCGCGCCCCGGACTGTCAGCTCGTCTTGCCCGACTCGGAGGCCCTCTGCCGCACCACCAGCCGCTGGCACTGCCACTTCCTCCAAAGCGAAGGCGGCTGGGTCGTGGCCGACGGCAGCCTCAAGCCCCTGCCCGGGACCGGCCAGCCCAGACCCAGCGTCTCCGGGACCTTCCTCAACGGCAGCCGGCTCTGGCGGCCCGCTCCCCTCAAGCCCGGAGATGTCCTTGCCGTGGGCCCCTGGGAACTGCGCGTCATCGACTCCCAGAGCCGGGGCGTGGACATCGACCGCGTCCTGCAGCGCATCGGCGAGGCGCCCGCCTTGGCGCTCGACGCCGCGGACGGCTCCAGCCGACTCGGCTTCAGCGGCCTCCAGGAGCTCTTCACCAAGCTCTATCGCATCCAGGACAGCGAGGAGAGCCTCTCCACCGTCCTCCAGTTCTCCCTGGATAAGATCCCCGCGGCCCAGGTCGCGGCCATCCTCACCTTCGCCCCGGACGGGACTCCCTCCGCCCGCGTCGCCTTGCAGAGAGCCGTGGGCCGCCTCTGCGACTTCCGCTTCAGCTCCGGGCTGCTCCAGTCCCTGCCCGCCGACCGAGCCTTCCTCCTCAAGTCCCGCATCCAGGACGCGACCCGCAGCCAGATGGAGGAGAACATCAGCTCCGGCCTGCTGGCGCCACTGCGCGGCCGCGACGAGCGCCTGGGCGTGCTCTACATGGACAACCGCAACTATGGCGGCTCCTTCCAGGAGGCGGACCTCCACTTGGCCAACGCCCTGGCCAGCGTCGCGGCCCTGCAGCTGGCCCTGGAGCGCCAGTCCTACCTGCTGCGCGTGGAGCAGAACATGAGCCAGTACTTCGGACCGGACCTGGTGCGCATGATCGTGGACTCCTCCCGGCAAGGCAAGCCGGTCAGCCTGGGCGTCAAGGAATGCGAGGCCACGGTCTTCTTCGTGGACATCAAGAGTTTCAGCGCCTTCTGCCGGGGCCGCAGCCCGCTGGAGGTCAGCGAGCTCCTCAATCCCTATTTCGAGATGGCGGCGCAGGCCATCCAGGGCCATGGGGGCCACGTCGACAAGTTCCTCGGCGACGGCGTGATGGGGGTCTTCGGCGGCGCGCCGATCGACGACCCGCGCCTGACCCGGGTCAACCACGCCGCCGCGGCGGTGGCGGCGGGACGTCAGATGATCGAACGCTGGCGGAACTGGAGCGCCTTGCGCTGGGGCGCGGCCATCCCGCTGCGCATCGGCATCAACACGGGCCGGCTGGTCCTGGGCAACATCGGCTTCCCGGGCCGCATGGAATACAGCGCCCTGGGCGACACGGTGAACCTCGCCTCCCGGCTGGAAGCCCTGGCCCGCCCGGACAGCATCATGGTCTCCGAGAGCACCTACCGCATGTTGGGCGGGGAGTGTCCCTGCGTCTCGGAGGGCGAGGCGGACGTGAAGGGCTTCGGCCTGGTCCCGGTCTGGCGCGTGGCCTAG
- a CDS encoding peptidyl-prolyl cis-trans isomerase yields the protein MNIFSLLCVAAGLLAAPARAAADRDIVSVNGTVIRQSEVMERLWKRYGPETLEEMVNEVLLRQAAQAQGLKVEAPEVDKQVDRFKKQFSDPAMIEEQLQKSGSSLEKLKAQLLDQLLIRKLLMSALKVSVKDAELQKVFQERREKLATPPSVHLRLIAVKTKAEADEVLAKLKDGADFAALARARSMASTGKLTGGDYGFVTKGMLPETTEKVAFAMKAGELQMIPMPNSFNIIQVLEKRPAQPAKFDAVKEDLRDLLLESKIKSLLPGYIDDLRRKAEIKPIGTAE from the coding sequence ATGAACATCTTCTCTTTGCTCTGCGTCGCGGCCGGCCTGCTGGCCGCCCCGGCCCGGGCGGCCGCCGACCGGGACATCGTCTCCGTCAACGGGACGGTGATCCGGCAGTCCGAGGTCATGGAGCGGCTCTGGAAGCGCTACGGCCCGGAGACCCTCGAGGAGATGGTCAACGAGGTGCTGCTGCGCCAAGCGGCCCAGGCGCAGGGCCTGAAGGTCGAGGCCCCGGAGGTGGACAAGCAGGTCGACCGCTTCAAGAAGCAGTTCAGCGACCCGGCGATGATCGAGGAGCAGCTGCAGAAGTCCGGCAGCTCCCTGGAGAAGCTGAAGGCCCAGCTCCTCGACCAGCTCCTCATCCGCAAGCTCCTGATGAGCGCCCTCAAGGTCTCCGTCAAGGACGCCGAGCTCCAGAAGGTCTTCCAGGAGCGGCGCGAGAAGCTGGCCACCCCTCCCTCCGTGCATCTGCGCCTCATCGCGGTCAAGACCAAGGCCGAGGCTGACGAGGTCCTGGCCAAGCTCAAGGACGGGGCCGACTTCGCGGCCCTGGCCCGGGCCCGCTCCATGGCCTCCACCGGCAAGCTGACGGGCGGCGACTACGGGTTCGTGACCAAGGGGATGCTGCCGGAGACCACCGAGAAGGTCGCCTTCGCCATGAAGGCGGGGGAGCTGCAGATGATCCCGATGCCCAACAGCTTCAACATCATCCAGGTCCTGGAGAAGCGGCCCGCCCAGCCCGCGAAGTTCGACGCGGTCAAGGAGGACCTGCGCGACCTGCTCCTAGAGAGCAAGATCAAGTCCCTCCTGCCCGGCTACATCGACGACCTGCGCCGCAAGGCGGAGATAAAGCCGATAGGGACCGCTGAGTAG
- a CDS encoding DMT family transporter — protein MPPFAALVGCWLLNAFWPIIGQSGLSRYSTPLFFHAGMLLGLAAMLPWLLAGGRWRRALSADVGLPLLAMGALSCSASLIYLQALRYTTPANAAVMAQVEVLYSALLSAWLLREAIGPAQIAASLLVVAGTGLILAHDLGSLRWKGDLMILLTPWMYQVSHVIAKRLPKDLDAVLISGTRNFFGLFILAPFSAWALLHGGRWSWSPDALGVLAAQGLLMNALALLLWYVTILRMDLAKATAFLLSYPALTMLFSWALGREQVHPTQVAGLAVTLAGAFWLSRITAAAGKGLRSLKDSPSLIPEGPAAAAAGKD, from the coding sequence GTGCCCCCCTTCGCCGCGCTGGTCGGCTGCTGGCTGCTCAACGCCTTCTGGCCCATCATCGGGCAGAGCGGCCTGAGCCGCTACAGCACTCCGCTCTTCTTCCACGCCGGCATGCTCCTGGGCCTGGCGGCCATGCTCCCTTGGCTCCTGGCCGGCGGCCGCTGGCGCCGGGCCCTCTCGGCAGACGTCGGCCTGCCGCTGCTGGCCATGGGGGCGCTGAGCTGCTCGGCCTCGCTCATCTATCTGCAGGCCTTGCGCTACACGACGCCGGCCAACGCGGCCGTCATGGCGCAGGTCGAGGTGCTCTATTCCGCCCTGTTGTCGGCCTGGCTCCTGCGCGAGGCCATCGGCCCAGCCCAGATCGCGGCCAGCCTGCTGGTCGTGGCCGGCACCGGCCTGATCCTGGCGCACGACCTGGGCTCTTTGCGCTGGAAGGGCGACCTGATGATCCTGCTCACCCCGTGGATGTACCAGGTCTCCCACGTGATCGCCAAGCGCCTGCCCAAGGACCTCGATGCCGTGCTCATCTCCGGGACCCGGAACTTCTTCGGCTTGTTCATCCTGGCTCCGTTCTCCGCCTGGGCCCTGCTGCACGGCGGGCGCTGGAGCTGGTCTCCGGACGCCTTGGGCGTCCTGGCCGCGCAAGGCCTGCTCATGAACGCCCTGGCCCTGCTGCTCTGGTACGTGACCATCCTGAGGATGGACTTGGCCAAGGCCACGGCGTTCCTGCTCTCCTACCCGGCCTTGACCATGCTGTTCTCATGGGCTCTGGGCCGCGAGCAGGTCCATCCGACTCAGGTGGCGGGCCTGGCCGTGACCTTGGCCGGGGCCTTTTGGCTCTCGCGCATCACCGCGGCCGCGGGCAAGGGTCTCCGGTCCCTGAAGGACAGCCCTTCTCTCATACCCGAAGGGCCCGCGGCTGCCGCCGCCGGGAAGGACTAG
- a CDS encoding ATPase, T2SS/T4P/T4SS family codes for MAKNRELPDILIQQGVITDTQRVRIDQAAHRNKWTFAEALIKEGLASEEVIAAAVAEQFAIPFASQSNKLLRVETDQNLDKLVPEDFARQNLTVPLFREGKILAIAFADPENSGVVEVLQMMTKLQIEPFIAPRSQILREIDTLYGSRGGFINQTLDAPRPSDKPGAAVDLGVGALNLDQGTSDSAAPMAIQLVNAILKQAAAERASDIHLEIFDDQPILRFRIDGMLYERTPPPRDLFLALVSRLKIVARLDIAERRLPQDGAFSIKLQDRPIDIRMSTCPAAFGEKVVLRLLDKQAVEFDLDKIGLEARQKKDFLEAASLPHGMIFLTGPTGSGKTSTLYALLNTIKTPSLNFLTIEDPVEIKMKGLTQVEVKPSIGLTFASALRSFLRQDPDILLVGEVRDEETAEICVRASLTGHLVLSTLHTNDALACTPRLLDLGVEPFLLSSCLELVAAQRLIRVLCRSCREPYVPDEALMGQVLKESRIPASDLPSGLTFYKAKGCDRCCNTGFQGRIGIYEVYRLVPEMKEIIAQGKADVLKLQEVALRKGMWNLRTSGWLKVLRGITTVDEVLTNT; via the coding sequence ATGGCCAAGAATCGCGAGCTCCCCGACATCCTCATCCAGCAAGGCGTCATCACCGACACCCAGAGGGTCAGGATCGACCAGGCTGCGCACCGCAACAAGTGGACCTTCGCGGAAGCCCTGATCAAGGAGGGCTTGGCCAGCGAAGAAGTCATCGCGGCCGCGGTCGCCGAGCAGTTCGCCATACCCTTCGCCTCTCAATCGAACAAGCTCCTGCGCGTCGAAACCGACCAGAACCTCGACAAGCTCGTGCCGGAGGACTTCGCCCGCCAGAATCTGACCGTGCCGCTGTTCCGCGAGGGGAAGATCCTCGCCATCGCGTTCGCCGACCCGGAGAACTCCGGAGTCGTCGAAGTCCTGCAGATGATGACCAAGCTCCAGATCGAGCCCTTCATCGCGCCGCGCTCGCAGATCCTGCGCGAGATCGACACGCTCTACGGCTCGCGGGGCGGCTTCATCAATCAGACGCTGGACGCCCCCAGGCCATCCGACAAGCCGGGGGCGGCGGTGGACCTGGGGGTCGGCGCGCTCAACCTGGACCAGGGGACCTCCGATTCCGCCGCGCCCATGGCCATCCAACTGGTCAACGCCATCCTCAAGCAGGCCGCCGCTGAACGCGCTTCCGACATCCATCTGGAGATATTCGACGACCAGCCCATATTGCGGTTCCGCATCGACGGCATGCTCTATGAGCGCACCCCCCCGCCGCGGGACCTCTTCCTGGCCTTGGTGTCCCGTCTCAAGATCGTGGCGCGTCTCGATATCGCGGAGCGCCGCCTGCCTCAGGACGGCGCCTTCTCCATCAAGCTCCAGGACCGCCCCATCGACATCCGGATGTCCACATGCCCGGCGGCCTTCGGCGAGAAAGTCGTGCTGCGCCTGCTCGACAAGCAGGCCGTCGAGTTCGATCTGGACAAGATCGGGCTCGAGGCCAGGCAGAAAAAGGATTTCCTGGAGGCGGCCAGCCTCCCCCATGGGATGATCTTCCTCACCGGCCCCACCGGTTCGGGGAAGACCTCCACGCTCTACGCCCTGCTCAATACCATCAAGACCCCGAGCCTGAACTTCCTCACCATCGAAGATCCCGTGGAGATCAAGATGAAGGGTCTGACCCAGGTCGAAGTCAAACCCAGCATAGGCCTGACCTTCGCGTCGGCGCTGCGCTCGTTCTTGCGCCAGGACCCGGACATCCTCCTGGTCGGCGAAGTCCGGGACGAAGAGACCGCCGAGATCTGCGTCCGCGCCTCGTTGACGGGACATCTCGTCCTCTCGACGCTGCACACCAACGATGCCCTCGCCTGCACGCCGCGCCTCCTCGACCTGGGCGTGGAGCCCTTCCTCCTTTCCAGCTGCCTGGAGCTGGTCGCCGCGCAGCGCCTGATCCGGGTCCTTTGCCGGTCCTGCCGCGAGCCTTACGTCCCGGACGAGGCGCTCATGGGCCAGGTGCTCAAGGAGTCCCGGATCCCCGCCTCGGACCTGCCCAGCGGCTTGACGTTCTATAAGGCGAAAGGCTGCGACCGTTGCTGCAATACGGGCTTCCAGGGGCGCATCGGGATCTATGAGGTGTATCGCCTCGTGCCCGAGATGAAGGAGATCATCGCGCAAGGGAAGGCGGATGTGCTGAAGCTCCAGGAAGTCGCGTTGCGGAAGGGGATGTGGAATCTGCGCACCAGCGGCTGGCTCAAAGTCCTGCGCGGGATCACGACGGTCGATGAAGTCCTGACGAACACCTAG